The following are from one region of the Oncorhynchus tshawytscha isolate Ot180627B linkage group LG24, Otsh_v2.0, whole genome shotgun sequence genome:
- the prr18 gene encoding proline-rich protein 18: MPFPPINLHQRISSPGRDLFRKKKQTEEKDSEKEKISKSWTTANLRNLGRKPQQQKTKLPIQETEGLKSSWLTLPKQSQDSCESVPLYSSVESTTHRDRGKQSSRSSIGKDEAGEERKIQFSLSLTPEAILVIQKRSLEKQMLAKQQKGCVSVDFRHRRVFPSKRTQGGSKSSTIPVANLEHAEDITAIVKISLLNDQYKYDDVEYEEEDGDVDETVVRKCKEWLKGVESAAAFGKVDKLSTLPHLKSC, encoded by the coding sequence ATGCCTTTTCCGCCGATAAATCTCCATCAACGAATCTCTTCTCCCGGGAGAGACCTCTTCAGGAAAAAGAAACAGACGGAGGAAAAAGACTCGGAGAAGGAAAAGATCTCGAAGTCTTGGACTACGGCCAATCTGAGGAATTTGGGGCGAAAACCCCAACAACAGAAAACTAAACTCCCGATTCAGGAGACAGAGGGTTTAAAGAGCTCGTGGCTAACTTTACCCAAACAATCTCAAGACTCGTGCGAGAGCGTTCCGCTTTACAGTTCTGTGGAATCCACCACGCACCGGGACAGGGGTAAGCAGTCCTCGCGGAGTTCCATAGGAAAGGACGAGGCAGGAGAAGAAAGGAAGATTCAATTCTCTCTGAGCCTCACACCGGAGGCCATTCTCGTTATTCAGAAGCGCAGCTTAGAAAAACAGATGCTAGCCAAACAGCAGAAGGGTTGTGTGTCCGTAGACTTTCGGCACAGGCGAGTCTTTCCATCCAAACGGACTCAAGGTGGTTCCAAAAGCTCGACCATTCCCGTCGCCAATCTGGAACACGCAGAGGACATTACAGCCATAGTCAAAATATCTTTACTAAATGATCAGTATAAATACGATGACGTGGAATACGAAGAAGAAGATGGCGATGTGGATGAGACGGTGGTGAGGAAATGCAAAGAATGGCTGAAAGGAGTGGAAAGTGCTGCTGCTTTTGGGAAAGTGGACAAACTATCTACCCTTCCTCACCTAAAAAGCTGCTGA